In Pyricularia oryzae 70-15 chromosome 2, whole genome shotgun sequence, one genomic interval encodes:
- a CDS encoding plasma membrane channel protein — translation MTPHCPQPYLQNQLRSNPFYSSLPYSSKIVPDVIFWSLANLTPDNSSCNLHLVRSTHLSFSHTTLVPHSSIPRMATLKTLYGSDSVSRPELNENFGVDYVVDYHIPPSEAERAEAEAIFIQLVKALAAVGFATEVRHGGKSSLLIFLKITSDKLLHAQVYRHRLQDWLYGVRASAPNKQDLTNHFEEEPVSEAERLRLAYMLICKPKNEGGAGITPRSGQWKHVASVFPLHDHRFNRDWIKRWSTKYILDDADLNEIRDKFGENVAFYFAFLQSYFKFLVFPAAFGFAAWLVLGKFSWVYALVNCLWSVVFFEYWKKKEVDLAVQWGVRGVSKIQQPRPQFQHESEAQDPVTGEIIKVFPPLKRLSRQLLQIPFAIACMGVLGSLIFSCFAIEIFITEVYNGPFKQYLTFLPTVLLTIFMPALTALLTSLADKLTALENYETEAAHHASFVQKMFVINFITAYMPLFLTAFVYIPFGKVLAPHLDVFQVTARKLTKEGKGIKTKEFHVNPDRFSKQMFYFTVTAQIVNLLLEVFVPYFKRKVFKAVEKVQDGIHHSGTVHHQDSPEEAAFLGRVRDEAMLEVYDVTTDYREMVVQFGYLSLFSVAFPLTACSFLINNWVEARSDAMKIAIGSQRPIPWRNDTIGPWLTSLGFLSWLGSLTSAAVVYLFSSGNDRQGPDGRPSNLSGWALLLSIFVAEHVYLVVQLAVRYVVEKLDSPGLQKERAERFALRKRLLDDTLGHDEAEKAATAVLSGSEKITRDSLEEEARIASTKGHGSPEESFWLRQRGAGETIEVGRRLISEVESAHNATKTVHALAVDRGGCEVG, via the exons ATGACACCTCATTGTCCACAACCATACCTACAAAACCAGCTACGAAGCAACCCGTTTTACTCTTCACTACCTTACTCGAGTAAAATAGTACCGGATGTCATATTTTGGAGTTTAGCCAACCTCACCCCCGATAACTCGTCTTGCAATCTTCACCTCGTCCGGTCGACACATCTCAGCTTTTCCCACACAACCCTCGTGCCCCACTCCTCGATACCAAGAATGGCGACATTAAAGACCCTATACGGGTCTGATAGTGTCAGCCGACCTGAGCTCAATGAAAATTTTGG GGTTGACTATGTCGTGGACTACCACATCCCACCAAGTGAAGCCGAGAGGGCTGAAGCGGAGGCGATATTTATCCAGCTCGTCAAGGCCCTGGCTGCCGTAGGATTCGCGACAGAGGTTCGTCACGGAGGCAAATCTTCGCTGTTAATCTTTCTCAAGATTACGTCGGACAAGCTGCTGCATGCACAGGTCTACCGGCATCGCTTGCAAGACTGGCTCTATGGTGTTCGCGCTTCCGCGCCCAACAAACAGGACTTAACAAACCACTTCGAAGAGGAGCCAGTCTCGGAGGCAGAGCGACTGAGACTAGCTTACATGCTCATCTGCAAGCCCAAGAATGAGGGCGGCGCGGGTATTACGCCGCGCAGTGGCCAGTGGAAACATGTTGCGTCCGTCTTTCCTCTTCACGATCACAGGTTCAACAGGGATTGGATCAAGCGATGGAGCACCAAGTACATCCTAGATGACGCAGACCTCAACGAGATTCGCGACAAGTTTGGCGAGAATGTTGCCTTTTACTTTGCCTTTCTGCAATCCTACTTCAAGTTTCTCGTCTTTCCCGCCGCCTTTGGGTTCGCTGCCTGGCTCGTGCTTGGGAAATTCTCCTGGGTATATGCTTTGGTAAACTGCCTATGGTCCGTGGTGTTTTTCGAATActggaagaagaaggaggttGATCTGGCCGTCCAGTGGGGCGTTAGAGGCGTCTCTAAGATCCAGCAACCTCGGCCTCAGTTCCAGCATGAGAGCGAAGCTCAAGACCCAGTCACCGGCGAAATCATCAAAGTCTTTCCGCCGTTGAAAAGACTTTCTAGACAGCTTCTCCAGATTCCATTTGCCATTGCGTGCATGGGCGTTCTTGGAAGCTTGATCTTTTCGTGCTTCGCCATCGAAATATTCATCACCGAAGTTTACAATGGGCCTTTCAAGCAGTACCTGACATTCCTGCCGACGGTTCTGTTGACTATTTTCATGCCGGCATTGACTGCGCTTCTCACCAGCTTGGCGGACAAACTGACCGCTCTAGAGAATTATGAAACCGAGGCTGCACATCACGCATCTTTTGTCCAGAAGATGTTCGTCATCAACTTCATTACGGCATACATGCCTCTATTTCTCACTGCCTTTGTTTACATTCCATTCGGAAAAGTTCTGGCTCCACATCTTGATGTCTTCCAGGTCACTGCTCGCAAGCTCACCAAAGAGGGCAAGGGTATTAAGACCAAGGAGTTCCACGTCAACCCGGATCGTTTCTCTAAGCAAATGTTCTACTTTACGGTCACTGCCCAAATCGTCAACTTGCTCCTCGAAGTCTTTGTGCCGTACTTCAAGCGCAAGGTGTTCAAGGCAGTTGAAAAGGTCCAGGATGGCATACATCATAGCGGAACCGTTCACCATCAAGATTCTCCCGAAGAAGCAGCTTTCCTGGGAAGAGTTCGAGATGAGGCCATGTTGGAGGTATACGATGTGACTACGGACTACCGTGAAA TGGTGGTTCAGTTTGGATATCTATCATTGTTTTCTGTTGCTTTCCCACTGACCGCGTGTTCATTTCTGATCAATAACTGGGTGGAGGCCAGATCGGACGCCATGAAGATTGCCATCGGCTCACAAAGACCGATTCCGTGGCGGAACGATACAATAGGCCCTTGGTTAACTTCTCTGGGTTTCCTGTCGTGGCTGGGCAGTCTGACGAGCGCGGCAGTAGTCTACCTCTTCAGCAGCGGTAACGACCGACAAGGTCCTGATGGGCGCCCCTCGAACTTGAGTGGCTGGGCACTGCTTTTAAGCATCTTCGTTGCGGAGCATGTCTACCTTGTGGTCCAACTGGCAGTGCGATACGTTGTGGAAAAGCTCGACAGCCCCGGTCTCCAAAAGGAACGTGCAGAAAGGTTTGCATTGAGAAAGCGGCTGCTGGATGATACCTTAGGCCATGACGAAGCCGAGAAAGCGGCTACAGCGGTACTCAGCGGGAGTGAGAAGATTACGCGTGATTCCCTTGAGGAGGAGGCCAGGATTGCATCCACTAAGGGTCATGGATCTCCCGAAGAAAG CTTCTGGCTCCGACAAAGAGGAGCAGGTGAGACGATTGAAGTTGGGCGTCGCTTGATCTCAGAG GTTGAGTCGGCCCATAATGCGACAAAGACCGTAC ACGCGCTAGCCGTGGATAGAGGAGGGTGTGAGGTCGGGTAG
- a CDS encoding plasma membrane channel protein, variant, with the protein MLICKPKNEGGAGITPRSGQWKHVASVFPLHDHRFNRDWIKRWSTKYILDDADLNEIRDKFGENVAFYFAFLQSYFKFLVFPAAFGFAAWLVLGKFSWVYALVNCLWSVVFFEYWKKKEVDLAVQWGVRGVSKIQQPRPQFQHESEAQDPVTGEIIKVFPPLKRLSRQLLQIPFAIACMGVLGSLIFSCFAIEIFITEVYNGPFKQYLTFLPTVLLTIFMPALTALLTSLADKLTALENYETEAAHHASFVQKMFVINFITAYMPLFLTAFVYIPFGKVLAPHLDVFQVTARKLTKEGKGIKTKEFHVNPDRFSKQMFYFTVTAQIVNLLLEVFVPYFKRKVFKAVEKVQDGIHHSGTVHHQDSPEEAAFLGRVRDEAMLEVYDVTTDYREMVVQFGYLSLFSVAFPLTACSFLINNWVEARSDAMKIAIGSQRPIPWRNDTIGPWLTSLGFLSWLGSLTSAAVVYLFSSGNDRQGPDGRPSNLSGWALLLSIFVAEHVYLVVQLAVRYVVEKLDSPGLQKERAERFALRKRLLDDTLGHDEAEKAATAVLSGSEKITRDSLEEEARIASTKGHGSPEESFWLRQRGAGETIEVGRRLISEVESAHNATKTVRK; encoded by the exons ATGCTCATCTGCAAGCCCAAGAATGAGGGCGGCGCGGGTATTACGCCGCGCAGTGGCCAGTGGAAACATGTTGCGTCCGTCTTTCCTCTTCACGATCACAGGTTCAACAGGGATTGGATCAAGCGATGGAGCACCAAGTACATCCTAGATGACGCAGACCTCAACGAGATTCGCGACAAGTTTGGCGAGAATGTTGCCTTTTACTTTGCCTTTCTGCAATCCTACTTCAAGTTTCTCGTCTTTCCCGCCGCCTTTGGGTTCGCTGCCTGGCTCGTGCTTGGGAAATTCTCCTGGGTATATGCTTTGGTAAACTGCCTATGGTCCGTGGTGTTTTTCGAATActggaagaagaaggaggttGATCTGGCCGTCCAGTGGGGCGTTAGAGGCGTCTCTAAGATCCAGCAACCTCGGCCTCAGTTCCAGCATGAGAGCGAAGCTCAAGACCCAGTCACCGGCGAAATCATCAAAGTCTTTCCGCCGTTGAAAAGACTTTCTAGACAGCTTCTCCAGATTCCATTTGCCATTGCGTGCATGGGCGTTCTTGGAAGCTTGATCTTTTCGTGCTTCGCCATCGAAATATTCATCACCGAAGTTTACAATGGGCCTTTCAAGCAGTACCTGACATTCCTGCCGACGGTTCTGTTGACTATTTTCATGCCGGCATTGACTGCGCTTCTCACCAGCTTGGCGGACAAACTGACCGCTCTAGAGAATTATGAAACCGAGGCTGCACATCACGCATCTTTTGTCCAGAAGATGTTCGTCATCAACTTCATTACGGCATACATGCCTCTATTTCTCACTGCCTTTGTTTACATTCCATTCGGAAAAGTTCTGGCTCCACATCTTGATGTCTTCCAGGTCACTGCTCGCAAGCTCACCAAAGAGGGCAAGGGTATTAAGACCAAGGAGTTCCACGTCAACCCGGATCGTTTCTCTAAGCAAATGTTCTACTTTACGGTCACTGCCCAAATCGTCAACTTGCTCCTCGAAGTCTTTGTGCCGTACTTCAAGCGCAAGGTGTTCAAGGCAGTTGAAAAGGTCCAGGATGGCATACATCATAGCGGAACCGTTCACCATCAAGATTCTCCCGAAGAAGCAGCTTTCCTGGGAAGAGTTCGAGATGAGGCCATGTTGGAGGTATACGATGTGACTACGGACTACCGTGAAA TGGTGGTTCAGTTTGGATATCTATCATTGTTTTCTGTTGCTTTCCCACTGACCGCGTGTTCATTTCTGATCAATAACTGGGTGGAGGCCAGATCGGACGCCATGAAGATTGCCATCGGCTCACAAAGACCGATTCCGTGGCGGAACGATACAATAGGCCCTTGGTTAACTTCTCTGGGTTTCCTGTCGTGGCTGGGCAGTCTGACGAGCGCGGCAGTAGTCTACCTCTTCAGCAGCGGTAACGACCGACAAGGTCCTGATGGGCGCCCCTCGAACTTGAGTGGCTGGGCACTGCTTTTAAGCATCTTCGTTGCGGAGCATGTCTACCTTGTGGTCCAACTGGCAGTGCGATACGTTGTGGAAAAGCTCGACAGCCCCGGTCTCCAAAAGGAACGTGCAGAAAGGTTTGCATTGAGAAAGCGGCTGCTGGATGATACCTTAGGCCATGACGAAGCCGAGAAAGCGGCTACAGCGGTACTCAGCGGGAGTGAGAAGATTACGCGTGATTCCCTTGAGGAGGAGGCCAGGATTGCATCCACTAAGGGTCATGGATCTCCCGAAGAAAG CTTCTGGCTCCGACAAAGAGGAGCAGGTGAGACGATTGAAGTTGGGCGTCGCTTGATCTCAGAG GTTGAGTCGGCCCATAATGCGACAAAGACCGTACGTAAGTGA
- a CDS encoding chaperone dnaJ encodes MNPGLFTKAAIPARQLSRVSICRQRKVPSCAYEQTRSHSVSISPSRRTSRSPPRVGQSTGAKRAFHATSRSLAAHKDPYKVLGVDKTASASDIKKAYYGLAKKFHPDTNKDPTAKEKFGEIQSAYEILSDATKRQQYDQFGAAGFDPNQGGGDPFGGGNPFGGGHPFSGFGGQGGFGSHINMEDLFSAFTGQKGPFGGGGRGGRGGRNPFGPQTVVGDNIEVQASISFAEAAKGTSKTVTINPLVSCKTCKGSGLKAGAQRTTCKTCQGTGARVHTINGGFQISSTCTKCSGTGSVTPRGSDCGTCHGDGVTRERTTIKVDIPGGVEDGMRLRVDGEGDAAATGGADPESVRSVRGDLFLLVRVQADPKYKRTGSDIVYTATIPLTTAILGGEVKIPTLDGDVNVKVATGTNTGDIITLSGMGMKKLGSRYAGKGDLRVEFKVAMPKYLSANQRTIVEMLAEDMGDKTAKRIMNFKMPSSETSSSTNDADSHQNEGFLKSIWHNLTNHPGHRKPEGSSEAPSGESNKSSEKDEPKKQSGSGSG; translated from the exons ATGAATCCAGGCCTTTTTACAAAAGCAGCTATCCCTGCGCGGCAGCTGTCCCGAGTCTCGATATGTCGGCAGCGCAAAGTTCCTAGCTGCGCCTATGAACAAACGAGGTCGCACTCGGTTTCCATATCTCCCAGTAGACGGACTTCTCGATCTCCTCCACGTGTCGGTCAAAGTACAGGCGCAAAAAGG GCATTCCACGCAACATCAAGGTCACTTGCAGCCCACAAGGACCCCTACAAAGTCCTTGGGGTGGACAAGACAGCCTCAGCATCCGACATCAAAAAGGCTTACTACGGCCTTGCGAAAAAGTTCCATCCCGATACGAACAAGGACCCGACAGCAAAAGAGAAATTCGGCGAGATCCAGTCGGCCTACGAGATTCTTTCCGATGCGACAAAACGACAACAATATGACCAGTTCGGAGCTGCAGGCTTCGATCCAAACCAAGGTGGCGGTGACCCCTTTGGTGGCGGAAACCCTTTTGGCGGAGGCCATCCTTTCTCTGGGTTTGGTGGACAGGGTGGTTTTGGGTCCCACATAAACATGGAGGACTTGTTTAGTGCTTTCACCGGCCAGAAGGGTCCATTCGGTGGTGGCGGCCGCGGTGGCCGCGGTGGACGGAACCCTTTTGGGCCCCAGACTGTTGTGGGAGACAATATCGAGGTCCAGGCGTCTATATCGTTCGCGGAGGCGGCCAAGGGAACGAGCAAAACCGTAACCATCAACCCATTGGTttcatgcaagacatgcaaAGGAAGTGGTCTCAAAGCTGGAGCACAGCGGACCACTTGCAAAACCTGCCAGGGTACTGGCGCTCGGGTACACACCATTAACGGCGGTTTCCAGATCAGCTCGACCTGCACAAAGTGCTCCGGTACGGGTTCGGTCACGCCGCGTGGCTCTGACTGTGGGACATGCCACGGCGACGGTGTGACAAGAGAGCGCACCACCATCAAGGTCGATATACCCGGGGGCGTAGAGGATGGCATGAGGCTTCGCGTGGATGGGGAGGGCGATGCAGCTGCCACTGGAGGGGCGGATCCGGAGTCCGTCCGCTCGGTGCGCGGCGACTTGTTCCTTCTGGTCCGTGTTCAGGCGGATCCGAAATACAAGCGGACCGGCTCTGACATTGTATACACGGCCACGATCCCGCTTACCACAGCCATCTTGGGTGGTGAAGTCAAAATTCCGACCCTCGATGGCGATGTGAACGTCAAGGTCGCCACGGGAACAAACACTGGTGACATCATTACTCTGAGCGGAATGGGTATGAAGAAACTGGGCTCTCGCTACGCCGGCAAGGGCGACTTGCGGGTCGAGTTCAAGGTTGCAATGCCCAAGTACCTCTCAGCCAACCAGAGGACTATCGTCGAGATGCTGGCCGAAGACATGGGTGACAAGACAGCCAAGCGTATCATGAACTTCAAGATGCCTAG TTCCGAAACATCCAGCTCGACCAACGATGCGGACTCCCATCAGAACGAAGGATTTTTGAAGTCGATATGGCACAACCTTACCAACCACCCAGGCCACCGCAAACCTGAAGGCTCGTCTGAAGCGCCTTCAGGAGAGAGCAACAAGTCTTCGGAAAAAGATGAGCCCAAAAAGCAATCGGGCTCTGGATCAGGTTAA
- a CDS encoding C6 zinc finger domain-containing protein, translating to MSRALGVVRQHNIGQADMSSLSADPAHVHNALSSPARLVHRSSGQVDPGAGPDVSSPTNGAGTAHPNANPSGQVLTSASGLANAPKSGPVAPPAESIVKVTRGHSCVLCQKRKVRCDKTKPCSNCVKAGVECHVEPPLPPNRTRGAKKTLQRDLINRLKRYESLLAQHGVAFDAMSKDLRPSGIVAGDDLDELEKNLGGLKTSPQEDSLLLDDWDSASHHRDYAQELLDESSEDEEHEGHTIHHAFDKMFNNHDGFPFVIGGERVVANLARKHPEPMQMLSLWQVYIDNINPLLKITHFLSLQSQIIEAGKDLTKISKPLEALLFSIYLIAVTSMQDDEVQSTLGTEKGVLISRYHAATQQALINAGFMRSPDIMALQAYVLYLLSVRQHVDPRSLYCLIGIAVRMAQRLGIHRDGAQFGLPSFESEMRRRLWWVLVIFDRRIAQITGSTVTALTSSNSDCNWPLNINDGDLHVHAKDSPPTYSGPTEVFFLLTRIELVMAAPAGGQGPAYTTASSGSSPKTPQSTGSSRPRFQFSPSPSVPDVVSNAASLNLPIHDLDGFCRYMDETYLRQCDRKIPLHLFTYLFTKQALCLLRVISYLRRAAGGLAEDLTERNALFAEAIRIVDYDNAIYAAGELKGFLWYSQMYFPLPGYMLLAHELKVRRLGDMVERAWDSIVENHSRRGLMRNLRSPVHVALGHVFVKAWDGRMAAEARRGKSLSTPEFIQMLRQTLGKLTGKAPPTEPKLENSGSTAANTPQQPLHGAVHHDPQARLNFTAPSLQQQTYQQHEQPQPQPQHQQHPQQQQQQQQHPLQFAPPMTSAEGAVEVSAALSLDGPAIYGGFDGMNQFHDSQQSDDQMDFTPMDMDWISMMPEIANFMMPPPNGMYQPMVGGMGIGGGGAYGVPMFQHPTTQAGNPMPPQLHEQHHPQQPQQMPSLGVQTLAPHPQQPHLSQPQHHHQYQVHPPRHPSGLRMHHRGP from the exons ATGTCCCGAGCGTTGGGCGTTGTACGTCAGCACAACATCGGACAGGCCGACATGTCGTCCCTGTCAGCTGATCCCGCCCATGTCCACAACGCCCTGTCCAGCCCGGCTCGCTTGGTCCACCGTTCTTCTGGACAGGTGGATCCCGGCGCCGGCCCCGATGTGTCATCACCCACGAACGGCGCTGGCACTGCACACCCGAATGCCAACCCTTCCGGCCAAGTCCTTACCTCAGCATCGGGTCTAGCCAATGCACCCAAGTCCGGCCCCGTCGCTCCGCCTGCCGAGTCCATCGTCAAGGTGACCAGGGGTCACTCATGTGTTCTTTGCCAGAAACGAAAAGTGAGGTGCGACAAGACCAAGCCTTGTTCTAATTGCGTCAAGGCAGGCGTTGAGTGCCATGTGGAGCCACCTCTGCCCCCCAACAGGACTCGAGGGGCCAAGAAAACGCTCCAACGTGATCTCATCAACCGGTTGAAACGCTACGAGTCGCTGCTGGCTCAGCATGGAGTCGCCTTTGATGCCATGTCCAAAGACCTCAGGCCATCAGGCATCGTTGCAGGCGATGATTTGGATGAGCTGGAGAAAAACTTGGGCGGCCTAAAAACCTCGCCGCAGGAAGACAGTCTCCTATTGGATGATTGGGATTCTGCGTCGCATCACAGAGAC TATGCTCAAGAGTTGCTCGACGAGAGCTCCGAAGATGAGGAACACGAGGGCCACACTATCCATCATGCCTTCGACAAGATGTTTAATAATCACGACGGGTTTCCCTTCGTGATTGGCGGCGAGCGCGTAGTAGCAAACTTGGCCCGCAAACACCCCGAGCCAATGCAGATGCTCAGCTTATGGCAAGTATACATAGACAACATCAACCCATTGCTCAAGATCACACACTTCTTGAGTTTACAGAGCCAGATAATCGAAGCCGGCAAAGACCTTACCAAGATATCAAAACCACTCGAGGCTCTACTCTTTAGCATATACCTGATTGCGGTTACTTCGATGCAGGACGACGAGGTCCAGAGTACACTCGGTACTGAGAAAGGAGTCCTGATCAGCAGGTACCACGCCGCAACGCAGCAGGCTCTCATAAACGCCGGGTTCATGAGGAGTCCGGACATTATGGCTCTGCAAGCTTACGTTTTGTACCTCCTCAGCGTGAGGCAACACGTGGATCCCAGGTCGCTGTATTGTCTTATTGGGATAGCTGTGCGCATGGCCCAGCGTCTTGGGATCCACCGGGACGGTGCACAGTTCGGATTGCCTTCATTTGAGAGCGAAATGCGTCGGCGTCTGTGGTGGGTGCTGGTTATATTCGATCGACGCATAGCCCAGATCACCGGCTCAACGGTGACAGCTCTCACATCGAGCAATTCGGATTGCAACTGGCCACTCAACATCAACGATGGTGACCTGCACGTCCACGCCAAGGATTCGCCTCCTACGTATTCTGGACCGACCGAGGTGTTTTTTCTATTAACGCGCATCGAGTTGGTCATGGCGGCGCCGGCTGGTGGTCAAGGCCCAGCCTACACAACCGCCAGCTCGGGCAGCTCTCCCAAAACTCCGCAGTCAACCGGTAGTTCAAGGCCCAGATTCCAGTTCTCGCCATCTCCATCTGTCCCGGATGTCGTATCAAATGCCGCAAGTCTGAACCTCCCTATTCACGATCTGGACGGATTCTGTCGGTATATGGATGAGACGTACCTGAGGCAATGTGATCGCAAGATCCCACTACACCTCTTCACCTACCTTTTCACAAAGCAGGCTCTCTGCCTACTGCGCGTTATATCCTACTTGCGCCGTGCCGCCGGCGGCCTGGCCGAGGATCTGACAGAGCGAAATGCTCTCTTCGCCGAGGCCATACGTATCGTCGATTACGATAATGCCATATATGCGGCAGGCGAACTCAAAGGTTTCCTTTGGTACTCCCAGATGTATTTCCCACTGCCGGGGTACATGTTACTGGCTCATGAGCTCAAAGTGCGCCGTCTCGGTGACATGGTCGAGAGAGCTTGGGACTCCATTGTCGAAAATCATAGCCGCCGTGGCCTCATGCGCAACCTGCGAAGCCCTGTCCATGTCGCCCTTGGGCATGTTTTCGTCAAGGCTTGGGATGGCCGTATGGCCGCCGAGGCTCGACGCGGAAAATCTCTTTCCACGCCCGAATTTATACAAATGTTGCGGCAGACACTGGGAAAATTGACCGGCAAGGCCCCTCCGACTGAACCAAAACTCGAGAATTCGGGCTCTACGGCGGCAAACACGCCTCAGCAGCCACTCCATGGAGCTGTTCATCATGACCCTCAAGCTCGTCTTAATTTTACAGCGCCCTCTCTCCAACAGCAAACATATCAACAGCACGAacagccgcagccgcagccgcagcaccagcagcacccccaacaacaacaacaacaacaacaacaccctTTACAATTTGCCCCGCCCATGACTTCTGCAGAAGGCGCTGTTGAAGTCAGCGCCGCATTATCCTTGGATGGTCCTGCGATATACGGCGGATTCGATGGCATGAACCAGTTCCATGACAGCCAACAGTCGGACGATCAAATGGACTTCACTCCAATGGATATGGACTGGATCAGTATGATGCCCGAGATTGCAAACTTCATGATGCCACCCCCAAATGGCATGTACCAACCAATGGTTGGCGGTATGGGTATAGGCGGTGGAGGGGCATACGGGGTGCCCATGTTCCAACATCCAACAACCCAAGCCGGAAACCCAATGCCGCCCCAACTTCATGAGCAACATCATCCCCAGCAACCGCAGCAGATGCCATCTTTGGGTGTACAAACGCTTGCACCTCACCCGCAGCAACCACATCTTTCTCAACCACAACATCACCACCAGTACCAGGTTCATCCACCACGACACCCATCCGGGCTTCGAATGCACCATAGAGGCCCATGA